The Paenibacillus polymyxa M1 DNA segment TCAGCTGCTGCGGTACCGCAAACGCCGCGCCCCAGTGGAATCCGTATACATGCGGGTAAACCCTGGAAGGGACCTAGTACAAGCTCAGTCCCATCATAAAGATAGAAGCCACTCCAGTTCACATCTGGAAGAAAGTGACCCAGTAACGCTGAAGCGTTCGCTAAATTGGCAATCCTATTGGATTCATCGTGAACAAGTGCCCGGAGTTGTCCGAGAACGGATTCGAATTGTTCCTGACGTGTTCCTTCGTAAGGGATAGTTTGAAACATGTAGAGTCCACGCTCCTAACATTAAATTTTCATATTAACTGTTGTATATATCACCAAAAATAGGTAATTGTGCAAATCGCTTTTACCATTGGTTAATTAATTTAAGATATAACGATTGTACATATTCAGTCAAGTAGAAAATAGC contains these protein-coding regions:
- a CDS encoding GAF domain-containing protein; translated protein: MFQTIPYEGTRQEQFESVLGQLRALVHDESNRIANLANASALLGHFLPDVNWSGFYLYDGTELVLGPFQGLPACIRIPLGRGVCGTAAAERRTLVIDDVHAFPGHIACDAASNSEIVIPLIKNDELIGVLDIDSPLKSRFDHEDRVFLEEFTAILVSSL